A single genomic interval of Hevea brasiliensis isolate MT/VB/25A 57/8 chromosome 4, ASM3005281v1, whole genome shotgun sequence harbors:
- the LOC131179550 gene encoding olee1-like protein, which produces MHSTNSIVFLAFVICFLSLIHLTHGETYFNVKGKVYCDTCHVQFITKATTFLQGAKVQLECKNKETNEITIRKEAETDESGEYHIKVKGDHEEELCQVTPISSPDPECNKISQDPFVKNAGQISLSHHKGITSKTRNANPIGFLKETVLPQCSEILSQMGVTAYGLVP; this is translated from the exons ATGCATTCTACCAATAGTATTGTCTTCCTAGCATTTGTAATTTGCTTCTTGTCTCTCATTCATTTGACCCATGGGGAAACTTATTTCAATGTGAAGGGCAAGGTTTATTGTGACACTTGCCATGTTCAATTCATAACAAAGGCTACAACCTTCCTTCAAG GTGCGAAGGTGCAATTGGAGTGTAAGAATAAGGAAACCAATGAGATAACAATTAGAAAAGAAGCAGAAACAGACGAAAGTGGAGAATATCATATTAAGGTGAAGGGAGACCACGAGGAGGAGCTTTGCCAGGTGACACCAATATCATCTCCAgatccagagtgcaataagataagCCAAGACCCTTTTGTGAAgaatgctggccaaatttcactCTCTCACCATAAAGGCATTACTAGCAAAACTCGCAATGCCAATCCTATTGGGTTTTTGAAGGAAACTGTTCTCCCTCAATGTTCTGAGATCCTCAGCCAAATGGGAGTCACTGCCTATGGTCTTGTCCCTTGA
- the LOC110635197 gene encoding tubby-like F-box protein 7: protein MSSRKSIFSRRSSKSFRSVNNHKHDGGGAVVSGRLGCDVSGEWWAESDPVDGWANMLPELLGEIIKRVEESEDRWPQRQNVVACACVCKKWREVTKEIVRSRGNIGKITFPSCLKQPGPHDLPHQCLIKRNKKTSTFYLSLALTPSLMDKGKFLLAARRFRHGAHTEYIISLNADDISQGSNAYVGKLSSDFLGTNFAIYDSQPPHSGAKPASSRASRRFTRKQISPQVPAGNFEVGQVSYKFNLLKSRGPRRMVCSLKCPLSQETVNEKHLEGSVMKGPESSVSGYTILRNKAPRWHEHLQCWCLNFHGRVTVASVKNFQLVATVDQSQPGAKGDEDTVLLQFGKVGDDTFTMDYRQPLSALQAFAICLTSFGTKLACE, encoded by the exons ATGTCTTCGCGGAAATCGATTTTCTCTCGAAGGAGTTCCAAGTCGTTCAGGTCTGTAAACAATCATAAACACGACGGCGGAGGAGCGGTGGTGTCCGGCCGTCTCGGCTGCGATGTTTCCGGGGAGTGGTGGGCCGAGTCAGACCCTGTGGATGGCTGGGCGAACATGTTGCCTGAATTGCTTGGAGAGATAATAAAACGAGTGGAAGAGAGCGAGGATCGGTGGCCTCAGCGACAAAACGTTGTCGCTTGTGCTTGTGTTTGTAAGAAATGGAGAGAGGTTACTAAGGAGATCGTTAGGTCTCGTGGCAATATCGGCAAaatcactttcccttcttgccttAAACAG CCGGGCCCACATGACTTACCTCATCAATGTCTTATAAAACGGAATAAGAAGACTTCAACGTTTTACCTGTCTCTTGCTCTTACTCCAT CATTAATGGACAAGGGAAAGTTTCTTCTGGCGGCACGGAGGTTTAGACATGGTGCTCACACAGAGTACATTATCTCACTTAATGCAGATGATATATCCCAAGGAAGTAATGCTTATGTTGGAAAGTTAAG TTCGGACTTTCTTGGCACCAACTTTGCAATATATGACAGCCAGCCACCGCACAGCGGCGCAAAGCCTGCAAGTAGCAGAGCTAGCCGCCGATTTACAAGGAAGCAAATAAGCCCCCAAGTTCCAGCGGGCAATTTTGAGGTTGGACAGGTCTCGTACAAATTTAACCTCTTAAAGTCAAGAGGTCCAAGAAGGATGGTGTGCTCTCTGAAGTGTCCACTATCACAAGAAACTGTTAATGAAAAACATCTCGAAGGGTCTGTGATGAAGGGACCAGAGTCTTCAGTTTCTGGCTATACAATTTTGCGTAACAAGGCCCCAAGGTGGCATGAACATCTGCAATGCTGGTGCTTGAATTTCCATGGTCGGGTAACTGTAGCATCAGTGAAGAACTTCCAATTGGTTGCAACTGTGGATCAAAGTCAGCCAGGAGCAAAAGGAGATGAGGATACCGTACTCCTGCAGTTTGGGAAGGTAGGAGATGATACTTTCACCATGGATTATAGGCAGCCCTTGTCGGCTTTGCAGGCATTTGCAATTTGCCTTACAAGCTTTGGCACAAAACTGGCATGTGAGTAA
- the LOC110635237 gene encoding protein DOG1-like 4 — MHQSNTQTELIVSDFTTTDMGSTTSFGRFYETWFDQLHHLVHQLRQVPKPPTTQDDATHLCLLVDKLVNHYAEYYRVKSVAVERDVLSVFTASWASSLERSLHWIAGWRPTTLFHLVYTESSIMFESHIIDILRGLKTGDLGDLSPSQFRRVSELQCETVKEENAVTEELAEWQDGASEFMGSSCCSDIDDKIGRLVRIVLKADDLRLRTVRKVVEFLTPQQAAEFLIAAAELQFGIRFWGRNEDLHRHSL, encoded by the exons ATGCATCAATCAAATACACAAACAGAGCTCATCGTCTCAGACTTCACCACTACCGACATGGGCAGCACCACCAGCTTCGGTCGTTTTTACGAGACCTGGTTCGACCAGCTCCACCACCTGGTGCATCAACTGAGGCAAGTCCCCAAGCCTCCCACCACCCAAGACGATGCTACCCATCTGTGTCTCCTTGTCGACAAGCTCGTGAATCACTATGCTGAGTACTACAGGGTGAAGTCTGTGGCCGTTGAGCGCGACGTTTTGTCAGTGTTCACCGCCTCTTGGGCTTCCTCACTGGAACGGTCGCTCCACTGGATCGCTGGGTGGCGACCCACCACTTTGTTTCACCTTGTTTATACAGAGTCCAGTATAATGTTCGAGTCTCATATAATTGATATTCTTAGAGGGCTCAAGACTGGAGATCTTGGTGATCTATCACCCAGTCAATTTAG GAGAGTAAGCGAGCTGCAGTGCGAGACAGTGAAGGAAGAGAATGCAGTAACAGAGGAACTAGCAGAGTGGCAGGACGGTGCAAGTGAGTTTATGGGGTCATCCTGTTgctcagatatcgatgataagaTCGGACGACTGGTGAGGATTGTGCTCAAGGCTGATGATCTAAGGCTAAGAACAGTGAGGAAGGTGGTGGAATTTTTGACTCCACAGCAAGCTGCTGAATTCTTGATTGCTGCTGCTGAGTTGCAGTTTGGCATCCGCTTCTGGGGAAGGAATGAGGATCTTCATCGCCATTCTCTCTGA
- the LOC110635209 gene encoding multiprotein-bridging factor 1b — protein sequence MSGVGPITQDWEPVVIRKKAPNAAAKKDQKVVNAARRSGADIEIIKKSNAGSNKAASSSTSLNTRKLDEETENLTHERVPTELKKAIMQARMDKKLTQAQLAQLINEKPQIIQEYESGKAIPNQQIIGKLERALGAKLRGKK from the exons ATGTCTGGAGTTGGACCAATCACGCAGGATTGGGAACCAGTGGTGATCCGCAAGAAGGCTCCCAACGCTGCCGCCAAGAAGGACCAGAAGGTCGTCAACGCCGCTCGGCGTTCTGGCGCTgacattgaaattataaaaaaat CAAATGCTGGTTCAAACAAAGCAGCCTCCAGCAGCACTTCTTTAAACACAAGGAAGCTTGATGAAGAAACTGAGAACCTAACTC ATGAACGAGTGCCAACTGAGTTGAAGAAAGCCATCATGCAGGCTCGAATGGACAAGAAACTTACCCAGGCTCAACTTGCtcag TTGATCAATGAGAAGCCCCAGATAATACAAGAGTATGAGTCTGGAAAAGCAATTCCTAATCAACAGATAATAGGAAAACTGGAGAGGGCTCTTGGTGCGAAGCTGCGAGGGAAGAAGTGA
- the LOC110635169 gene encoding uncharacterized protein LOC110635169, whose product MVGLSVGEKHFIQGGINQNLRSDGRKRDTYRPIFVETGVIPQANGSARIRMGATEVIASVKAELGRPSALQPDKGKVAIFVDCSPVAEPTFEGRGGEDLSTELSVALQRCLLGGKSGAGAGIDLSSLVVAEGKICWDLYIDGLVVSSDGNLLDALGAAIKAALSNTGIPRVHVTAAASGDEQPEVDISDEEFLQFDTSEIPVIVTLTKVGRHYIVDATSEEESQMSSAISVSINRKGHICGLTKRGGAGIDPSVISDMISVAQYVSEQLINKLDSEISAAEADEDES is encoded by the exons ATGGTAGGACTCTCAGTTGGAGAAAAGCATTTCATACAGGGTGGCATTAATCAAAATCTCCGCTCTGATGGTCGAAAACGAGATACCTATCGACCCATTTTTGTTGAAACTGGAGTCATCCCTCAG GCAAATGGCTCGGCACGAATCAGGATGGGTGCAACAGAGGTTATTGCTAGTGTGAAG GCTGAGCTTGGAAGGCCAAGTGCATTGCAGCCTGACAAGGGAAAGGTTGCTATATTTGTCGATTGTAGCCCAGTTGCAGAACCAACATTTGAG GGCAGAGGCGGCGAGGACCTATCAACAGAACTTTCAGTTGCTCTTCAGCGTTGTCTCCTAGGTGGTAAAAGTGGGGCAG GTGCTGGGATTGATCTATCATCTCTAGTAGTTGCAGAAGGAAAAATTTGTTGGGATCTTTATATTGATGGCCTTGTTGTCAGTTCAGATGGAAATCTTTTAGATGCTCTTGGTGCTGCAATTAAG GCTGCTTTGAGCAATACAGGGATCCCAAGAGTCCATGTTACAGCTGCTGCATCAGGTGATGAGCAACCAGAGGTTGACATAAGTGATGAAGAATTTCTTCAATTTGACACATCGGAGATTCCTGTTATAGTTACCTTAACAAAG GTTGGGAGACACTATATTGTAGATGCTACTTCAGAAGAGGAATCCCAGATGAGCTCTGCAATTTCTGTTTCCATAAATAGGAAAGGGCATATTTGTGGGTTGACAAAACGAGGAGGTGCAGGCATtgatccaagtgtgatttctgacATGATATCTGTTGCACAATATGTAAGTGAGCAGCTGATTAATAAATTGGACTCTGAAATATCTGCAGCAGAGGCTGATGAAGATGAATCATGA